The genomic stretch GTCGGCAACGCAGGCGGCACGGGCGTGCTGCTCACGGTCGGTATCTTCCAGCGCCTCTACGAGCAGATCGCGAAGGAGCAGGCGATGGAGATGCACCCGGTCCTCCGCGGCTTCTTCGGTGAGAGGTAAGCGGACATAGACCCCCGGAGCCCCGCAAGGGGCTCCGGCTCCCTTCCTTCCGGAAACACATTAGCATGGGCTCCGCCTCAGCTTGGCCATGCGCGTGGAGATCCTGTATGCCCACGATTGCGGGCACTGCGTGCGGGCGGCCGAGCGGGTTGTGACGATGGCGCACGAGTGGCCGTCCATCGAGGCGCTCAAGGTGGACATCACCGACACGCCCGAGACCGCGCTCGCGCACGGCTACGAGACGTGTCCGCTCCTTGTCGTTGACGGGAAGGTCGCCTACGTCGGGGTTCCCACGCACGCGTTCCTCGCGGACCTCGCCTCGCACGCGACGGCCCCTTAACTTCAAGGGTCTCGGAGGCGTGCCGAGCGCGTGCGTTACGGAGAGGAATTGGACGCGCCCGTCGTGCGCCTCGTCCCAAGCGGCACGATTCCCGCGCTCACGAAGGTCGCCCTCGCCGAGGCGACCGCAGTTCCCGCGGACGAACCCGTCGTCGGCGTCGTCCGGGCGGGCGAGGCGCGCGCTTACCCGCTCCGCCACCTCGCGCGCCACGAATGTGTGAACGACGTCCTCGGCGGCGCGCCCGCGCTCGTGGTTTTCGCGCCGTTCGCCGACCTCGCGGTCGCGTACGCTCGCGACGGCACCTTCGCGTCCTCGGGCGCGCTCTTCAAGAACACGCCGGT from Candidatus Thermoplasmatota archaeon encodes the following:
- a CDS encoding thioredoxin family protein — its product is MRVEILYAHDCGHCVRAAERVVTMAHEWPSIEALKVDITDTPETALAHGYETCPLLVVDGKVAYVGVPTHAFLADLASHATAP